A genome region from Natronobeatus ordinarius includes the following:
- a CDS encoding AAA family ATPase codes for MNGEDRATGGSAGDPTAIYDALSEEIGRVLVGNDDAVEHLTIAVLTRGHLLLEGVPGVAKTTLANLFAQASGLAYRRIQLTPDVLPADITGTTVYREHTGEFDLQRGPIFTNLVVADEINRATPKTQSALLEAMEERRVTIEGETLELPEPFMVVATQNPIEMEGVFELPEAQRDRFQLKLTIDLPDRADEREILERFDADPSLGPTDVSQVVDVDALLAARKRVRDVHVAAPVKEYVLDVVVATRDHPDVVHGASPRATLAFLDAGKARAAIRGRGYAIPDDVKALARSILVHRLVLSTDAELSDVRPVDVVEDVLEAVEPPGMDPEAVPAVGDGGRDATAGDESDATAGDGSDATTGDESDTAKE; via the coding sequence ATGAACGGTGAGGACCGCGCGACCGGCGGCTCGGCGGGCGATCCGACGGCGATCTACGACGCCCTCAGCGAGGAGATCGGCCGGGTGCTGGTCGGGAACGACGACGCCGTCGAGCACCTGACGATCGCCGTCCTGACCCGCGGCCACCTGCTGCTCGAGGGCGTTCCCGGGGTCGCGAAGACGACGCTCGCGAACCTCTTCGCCCAGGCCAGCGGGCTCGCCTATCGACGAATCCAGCTGACGCCGGACGTCCTCCCGGCGGACATCACCGGAACGACCGTCTACCGCGAGCACACCGGCGAGTTCGACCTCCAGCGGGGGCCGATCTTCACCAACCTCGTCGTCGCCGACGAGATCAACCGGGCGACGCCGAAGACCCAGTCGGCGCTGCTCGAGGCGATGGAAGAGCGCCGCGTCACCATCGAGGGTGAGACGCTCGAGTTGCCGGAGCCGTTCATGGTCGTCGCGACCCAGAACCCGATCGAGATGGAAGGCGTCTTCGAACTCCCCGAGGCCCAGCGCGACCGCTTCCAGCTCAAGCTCACGATCGACCTGCCCGACCGGGCCGACGAGCGCGAGATCCTCGAGCGGTTCGACGCCGATCCCTCGCTCGGCCCGACGGACGTCTCCCAGGTCGTCGACGTCGACGCGTTGCTCGCCGCCCGGAAACGGGTGCGGGACGTCCACGTCGCGGCCCCGGTGAAAGAGTACGTTCTCGACGTCGTGGTCGCGACCCGCGACCACCCCGACGTCGTCCACGGGGCCTCGCCCCGGGCGACCCTGGCGTTTCTCGACGCGGGAAAAGCCCGCGCCGCTATCCGTGGTCGCGGCTACGCCATCCCCGACGACGTGAAGGCGCTGGCCCGGTCGATCCTGGTCCACCGACTCGTGTTGAGCACCGACGCCGAACTGAGCGACGTCAGGCCCGTCGACGTCGTCGAAGACGTCCTCGAGGCAGTCGAGCCGCCCGGCATGGACCCCGAAGCGGTTCCGGCGGTCGGCGACGGGGGCCGCGACGCGACGGCTGGCGACGAGTCCGACGCGACGGCTGGCGACGGGTCCGACGCGACGACTGGCGACGAGTCCGACACAGCGAAGGAGTGA
- a CDS encoding DUF4350 domain-containing protein yields MTSAGGDAGIDLPRVDDLDLPRTLLVALSLAVALTLVVVTSTSTAAFDPFNPSWEGTSDLRDDVAAEPNVTGELVQDPARYEAVEREGTVAFVVSPDDERVRADGDRIREFVRAGGTLVVLENFGDGGNELLAEVGAEARTDGRLIRDDRHYYRSPTMPVATEVENDSLAATVDEVTLNYGTAVEPGNATVLVATSEVAYLVESPEDELEDAASGFGPHPVATVEDVGEGQVIVVGDPSVTINVMREVPDNAAFLETFYADEERVLFDLPGADEAPPLTTALLTVRETPTLQTLLGAVGVAGVATLATWRVRSGLERLRRVGSRVRRGPTRDVSPGLSDEERAAFLRRRYPDWDEDRIERVLAVLEQPDGGEHVDER; encoded by the coding sequence GTGACGTCCGCCGGCGGTGACGCGGGCATCGACCTGCCGCGAGTCGACGACCTCGACCTGCCGCGGACGTTGCTGGTCGCGCTCTCGCTCGCCGTCGCGCTCACCCTGGTCGTCGTCACCAGCACCTCGACGGCCGCGTTCGACCCGTTCAACCCCTCCTGGGAGGGGACGAGCGACCTCCGTGACGATGTGGCGGCCGAGCCGAACGTGACGGGCGAACTCGTGCAGGATCCGGCCCGGTACGAGGCGGTCGAGCGCGAGGGGACCGTCGCGTTCGTCGTCAGCCCCGACGACGAACGGGTGCGAGCCGACGGCGACCGAATCCGTGAGTTCGTCCGGGCCGGGGGTACGCTCGTCGTCCTCGAGAACTTCGGCGACGGCGGAAACGAGCTCCTGGCGGAAGTGGGAGCCGAAGCGCGGACTGACGGCCGGCTGATCCGCGACGATCGCCACTACTACCGCAGCCCGACGATGCCCGTCGCGACCGAAGTCGAGAACGATTCGCTCGCGGCGACCGTCGACGAGGTGACGCTCAACTACGGAACGGCCGTCGAGCCGGGGAACGCGACGGTCCTCGTCGCCACGAGCGAGGTCGCCTACCTGGTCGAATCGCCCGAGGACGAACTCGAGGATGCCGCCTCGGGCTTCGGTCCCCACCCGGTCGCGACCGTCGAGGACGTCGGCGAGGGGCAGGTGATCGTCGTCGGCGACCCGAGCGTCACGATCAACGTGATGCGCGAGGTTCCCGACAACGCCGCGTTCCTCGAGACGTTCTACGCCGACGAGGAGCGCGTCCTGTTCGACCTTCCCGGAGCCGACGAGGCGCCGCCGCTCACGACGGCGCTCCTGACGGTTCGAGAGACGCCGACCCTGCAGACGCTGCTCGGCGCGGTCGGCGTCGCCGGCGTAGCGACGCTGGCGACGTGGCGCGTCCGCTCGGGGCTCGAGCGCCTTCGGCGGGTGGGCTCGCGAGTGCGTCGTGGACCGACTCGAGACGTCAGCCCCGGCCTCTCGGACGAAGAGCGGGCGGCGTTCCTCCGGCGACGGTATCCCGACTGGGACGAAGACCGGATCGAGCGAGTGCTGGCCGTGCTCGAACAGCCCGACGGAGGTGAGCACGTCGATGAACGGTGA